A single genomic interval of Daucus carota subsp. sativus chromosome 1, DH1 v3.0, whole genome shotgun sequence harbors:
- the LOC108206205 gene encoding L-ascorbate oxidase — translation MGFSLEPPSSRTSAIAIMFSCFWLIFLVQSSVAKVIQLKWEVEYKHWSPDCIESVVMAINGTFPGPTIEATAGDTVNITLTNHLHTEGVVIHWHGITQKGTPWADGTASISQCAINAGETFVYSFTVEKAGTFFYHGHYGMQRSAGLYGSLIVHEAEPHRQPFKYDGEFNLLLSDWWHQNVHRQEVDLSGVPLVFIGEPQSLLINGKGQYNCSIAAHFDESKNVCNFTEKEQCKPEILQVKPNKKYRIRLASTTALASLNFMIQGHKLEVVEADGNYVKPFLVDDLDIYSGESYSVLLNTNQGPPSGNYWISIGIRGRKPGKPPTPPALAILNYYPMTPVSKHPSSAPPVHPVWDNYTHSKLFSNSIKALTGPKSYLNYKPPPLKQDRRIVLLNTQNYINNYTKWTINNISLTLPSTPYLGAIKYGIDNAFTQQSPPDHYNSPNYNINYPPPRDTNAIHSNAVYKLPSNKVIDVVLQNANMLTEGHSEIHPWHLHGHDFWVLGYGEGKFSDANETLFNTVDPPLRNTVVVYPYGWTALRFEADNPGVWAFHCHIEPHLHMGMGVIFAEAVEEIKKMKVNKEALVCGLTGKMFMNSHRD, via the exons ATGGGGTTCTCACTTGAGCCCCCAAGTTCAAGGACTAGTGCTATAGCCATCATGTTTTCGTGTTTTTGGTTGATTTTTCTAGTTCAATCCTCAGTTGCAAAAGTGATACAGCTGAAATGGGAAGTGGAGTACAAGCACTGGTCTCCGGATTGCATTGAGAGTGTCGTTATGGCGATCAATGGAACGTTCCCAGGTCCAACCATCGAGGCTACTGCGGGTGATACTGTTAATATTACGCTCACAAACCATCTGCACACTGAAGGTGTGGTCATTCATTGGCACGGTATCACCCAG AAAGGGACGCCATGGGCTGACGGGACTGCATCCATCTCTCAGTGTGCTATAAACGCAGGGGAAACCTTTGTCTACAGTTTTACGGTTGAAAAG GCTGGAACATTTTTTTACCATGGGCACTACGGAATGCAAAGGTCAGCTGGTTTGTATGGATCTCTTATAGTGCACGAAGCAGAACCACACCGACAACCATTTAAATACGATGGAGAGTTTAATCTTTTGTTGAGTGACTGGTGGCATCAGAATGTTCATAGACAAGAGGTTGATCTTTCTGGAGTACCGCTTGTTTTCATAGGCGAACCCCAG TCTTTACTTATCAATGGAAAAGGTCAGTACAATTGCTCAATCGCTGCACATTTTGATGAGTCTAAAAACGTCTGCAATTTCACGGAGAAAGAGCAATGTAAGCCGGAGATTCTCCAAGTGAAGCCAAACAAGAAATATCGGATAAGGCTAGCTAGTACTACTGCACTGGCTTCGCTCAACTTCATGATCCAG GGTCACAAGCTAGAAGTGGTGGAGGCAGATGGAAACTATGTGAAGCCATTTTTAGTTGATGATCTTGATATTTATTCCGGAGAAAGCTATTCAGTTCTGCTGAATACTAATCAAGGCCCCCCCTCGGGAAATTATTGGATCTCGATAGGGATAAGAGGAAGAAAGCCTGGCAAACCTCCAACTCCTCCAGCTTTGGCAATCCTAAATTACTACCCCATGACCCCCGTGTCAAAGCACCCAAGTTCAGCTCCTCCGGTTCATCCTGTCTGGGATAATTACACCCATAGCAAACTATTTTCAAATAGTATCAAAGCTCTGACAGGCCCAAAATCTTATTTAAACTATAAGCCCCCTCCGCTTAAACAAGACAGGAGAATTGTGCTTCTCAACACACAAAACTACATAAATAATTACACAAAGTGGACGATCAACAACATTTCCTTAACGTTGCCAAGCACGCCTTACTTGGGAGCCATCAAGTACGGTATAGACAATGCATTCACTCAACAGAGTCCTCCGGATCATTACAATAGTCCAAATTACAACATCAACTACCCTCCACCGCGTGACACAAATGCAATCCACAGCAATGCAGTGTACAAGCTGCCATCCAATAAGGTGATCGACGTGGTTCTTCAAAACGCCAACATGCTGACCGAAGGCCACAGCGAGATTCACCCTTGGCATTTGCATGGGCATGATTTCTGGGTGCTGGGATATGGAGAAGGGAAGTTCAGTGATGCAAATGAGACTCTGTTTAACACGGTGGATCCGCCTTTAAGGAACACTGTGGTGGTTTATCCATATGGTTGGACTGCACTGAGATTCGAAGCTGATAATCCAGGCGTCTGGGCATTTCACTGTCATATCGAGCCACATTTGCATATGGGCATGGGTGTCATATTCGCGGAAGCTGTGGAGgaaattaaaaagatgaaagtgAACAAAGAAGCTCTGGTTTGTGGACTCACTGGGAAGATGTTCATGAACAGCCACAGAGATTAA